In Phormidium yuhuli AB48, one genomic interval encodes:
- the recQ gene encoding DNA helicase RecQ, producing the protein METLNPIVTGFVSASPSDSLDRALKQYFGYDRFRPGQQGIIEASLENQDQLVIMPTGGGKSLCFQLPALLRPGVTVVVSPLIALMQDQVDSLQANGLGATFLNSTLKGVEARDRIRAVRQGDIKLLYVAPERLLSEHFLEFLSQLRSQPGLSGFAIDEAHCVSEWGHDFRPEYRQLSRLRQYYPEVPVTALTATATDRVRQDIIQQLSLKRPQVHIASFYRPNLTYEVRPKTRDSYQQIYQLIRQGGSGIIYCLSRRQVDKLADKLRQDGIEALPYHAGMSDRDRADNQTRFIRDDVQVIVATIAFGMGINKPDVRFVIHYDLPKTLEGYYQETGRAGRDGEPAQCILFLSYGDVSKVDWMISQKPDEQEQRIARQQLRQVIDYADSTECRPSILLRYFGETLSEPCQTCDNCRNPKPIEDWTVEAMKFLSCVARCQERFGVTHIIDVLRGSKKEKIKKYRHDRLSTYGIGKDRTADQWRALARTLKHRGFVDETDDGYSVLKLNALSWEIMRQQRKVEVALPRTVSALEGDRRSPLAAEADALMFQLRALRKQIANERSAAPYTIFPDSTLRLMAQQRPQTLAEFGQLSGVGRYKLEHYGDRFVALIREFTTGEASAPPKRQTSRFSTTVGETHQETLALCQQGKSVEEIALARNLTPGTIYGHLERLLHGGEEIDIDALVPLDHQQPIRQALCAVNTDKLKPVYEYLGGVYPYEEIRLMKAVIKREGHHFPRSQEPSSTHLYSLELHQKGWDIEAIAQERNLPPSRIVRHLAELLEMGQPVDLDRLVPSEQQREIEQVCDRHPGATLEVLWTYLSDRVSKEALRLVYGAWRAKQRQPSNSP; encoded by the coding sequence ATGGAGACGCTCAATCCAATCGTTACAGGATTCGTGTCCGCTTCCCCATCTGACTCCCTCGATCGCGCCCTAAAACAATACTTTGGCTATGATCGCTTCCGTCCTGGTCAACAGGGGATTATTGAAGCCTCCCTAGAAAATCAGGACCAACTGGTGATTATGCCGACTGGGGGCGGAAAATCCCTATGTTTTCAACTTCCCGCCCTATTACGGCCCGGGGTGACGGTGGTGGTGTCTCCTCTCATCGCCTTGATGCAAGATCAAGTGGATAGTTTACAGGCCAACGGCTTAGGGGCGACCTTCCTGAATAGTACCCTTAAAGGTGTCGAGGCGCGCGATCGCATCCGGGCAGTGCGTCAGGGGGATATTAAACTGCTCTATGTCGCCCCCGAACGTCTCTTAAGTGAGCATTTCCTGGAGTTTCTCAGTCAACTGCGATCGCAACCCGGCCTCTCCGGCTTCGCCATCGACGAGGCCCATTGCGTCTCGGAATGGGGCCATGACTTCCGGCCCGAATACCGCCAACTCTCGCGCCTGCGCCAGTATTATCCCGAAGTCCCCGTCACGGCCCTCACCGCCACCGCCACCGATCGCGTCCGCCAGGATATCATCCAGCAACTGTCCCTGAAGCGGCCCCAAGTCCATATCGCCAGCTTCTACCGCCCCAATCTCACCTATGAAGTACGCCCCAAAACACGGGATAGCTACCAGCAAATCTACCAACTGATCCGTCAAGGAGGCTCAGGGATTATCTACTGTCTCAGTCGCCGCCAAGTGGATAAGCTGGCGGACAAACTGCGCCAAGATGGCATCGAGGCACTGCCCTATCATGCGGGAATGAGTGACCGAGATCGGGCCGACAACCAAACCCGCTTCATTCGCGACGATGTACAAGTGATTGTCGCCACCATCGCCTTCGGAATGGGAATCAACAAACCCGATGTGCGCTTTGTCATTCACTATGACTTACCCAAAACCCTAGAAGGCTATTACCAAGAAACCGGCCGCGCCGGGCGAGATGGAGAACCGGCCCAATGTATTCTCTTTCTCAGTTATGGCGATGTCAGCAAAGTCGATTGGATGATCAGCCAAAAGCCTGATGAACAGGAACAACGGATTGCCCGCCAACAGTTGCGCCAAGTCATCGACTATGCGGATAGCACCGAATGTCGCCCCAGTATTCTCTTACGCTACTTTGGAGAAACCCTCAGCGAACCCTGTCAAACCTGTGATAACTGTCGCAATCCCAAACCCATTGAGGATTGGACGGTTGAAGCCATGAAGTTTCTCTCCTGTGTGGCCCGCTGTCAAGAACGGTTTGGGGTGACGCATATTATTGATGTGTTACGAGGTTCGAAAAAGGAGAAAATCAAGAAATATCGCCACGATCGCCTCTCCACCTATGGGATTGGCAAGGATCGCACGGCCGATCAATGGCGGGCCTTAGCCCGAACCCTCAAACATCGCGGCTTTGTAGATGAAACCGATGATGGCTATTCCGTCTTGAAACTCAATGCCCTCAGTTGGGAGATTATGCGCCAACAGCGTAAGGTAGAGGTGGCGCTTCCCCGTACCGTTAGTGCTTTAGAGGGCGATCGCCGCAGTCCCTTAGCCGCCGAAGCCGACGCCTTAATGTTCCAACTACGAGCGTTGCGCAAACAAATCGCCAATGAACGTTCCGCCGCTCCCTACACGATTTTTCCCGACTCAACCCTACGGCTGATGGCCCAGCAACGGCCGCAAACCCTGGCAGAGTTTGGTCAACTCTCGGGGGTGGGGCGTTATAAACTGGAGCATTATGGCGATCGCTTTGTGGCTCTCATTCGTGAGTTTACCACCGGGGAAGCCAGCGCCCCCCCCAAACGCCAGACAAGCCGCTTCTCGACAACAGTTGGGGAAACTCACCAGGAAACCTTAGCCTTATGTCAACAGGGTAAAAGCGTTGAGGAGATTGCCCTGGCCCGTAACCTCACCCCCGGGACAATTTATGGCCATCTGGAACGACTCCTGCATGGGGGAGAGGAGATTGATATTGATGCCCTAGTTCCCCTGGATCATCAACAGCCGATTCGCCAAGCCCTCTGCGCTGTGAATACAGATAAGTTGAAACCGGTGTATGAGTATTTAGGGGGAGTCTATCCCTATGAGGAAATTCGCTTGATGAAAGCGGTGATTAAGCGAGAGGGCCATCACTTCCCTCGCAGCCAGGAACCCAGTTCTACCCATCTGTATAGTCTGGAATTGCATCAGAAAGGATGGGATATTGAGGCGATCGCCCAGGAGCGTAATTTACCTCCCTCTCGCATTGTGCGCCACTTGGCGGAACTCTTAGAAATGGGGCAGCCGGTGGATTTAGATCGGTTGGTGCCCTCGGAACAACAACGGGAAATTGAACAAGTCTGCGATCGTCATCCTGGGGCGACCTTAGAGGTATTATGGACCTATTTGAGCGATCGCGTCTCCAAAGAAGCCCTCAGACTTGTCTATGGGGCTTGGCGTGCTAAACAACGCCAACCCTCTAATTCTCCATAA
- a CDS encoding 5-formyltetrahydrofolate cyclo-ligase: MSEKQGLRRSLLQTRRQLSEGDWRDRSDRLCEQIRQLSLFQSAQTVLSYVSFRREPDVLPLVTGERHWGFPRCVGESLEWHSWQWGDDWLPGAFGILEPHPDSPQIAPETVDLILVPALACDKRGYRLGYGGGFYDRLLSQPQWREIPTLGIVFEFAYLPQLPVEPWDCPLTGVCTEARWVKTQP; this comes from the coding sequence ATGTCCGAGAAGCAAGGGTTGCGGCGATCGCTATTACAGACTCGTCGTCAGTTGTCTGAGGGGGACTGGCGCGATCGCAGCGATCGCCTCTGTGAGCAAATTCGCCAACTTTCCCTATTCCAGTCGGCCCAAACGGTTCTCAGTTATGTCAGTTTTCGTCGGGAACCGGATGTCTTGCCCTTGGTGACTGGGGAGCGTCACTGGGGATTTCCTCGCTGTGTGGGAGAGTCCTTAGAATGGCATTCTTGGCAATGGGGTGATGACTGGCTTCCGGGGGCCTTTGGTATTCTCGAACCCCATCCTGACTCCCCCCAGATTGCCCCTGAAACCGTGGATTTAATCTTAGTTCCGGCCCTGGCTTGCGATAAACGGGGATATCGCCTGGGATATGGCGGCGGGTTTTACGATCGCCTCCTCAGTCAACCCCAATGGCGAGAGATTCCCACGCTGGGGATTGTCTTCGAGTTCGCCTATCTCCCCCAACTCCCCGTTGAACCCTGGGATTGTCCCCTGACGGGAGTTTGCACCGAGGCGCGATGGGTGAAAACCCAGCCCTGA
- a CDS encoding cation:proton antiporter domain-containing protein: MDNLPQWLPDTPIVPFTVLLLVVLTVPPLFERLRLPGLVGLIAAGVFLGGDGIGLLDHTDDYMKLFTDIGKIYLMFVAGLEIDLSEFQRKKDRSLVFGFATFAIPLTAGTFMASQFGFGWNASILIGSLLASHTLLGYPIVSRLGVAGNEAVTITIGATIFTDIAALLVLAICLSIHGGDFSASSLIIQVTALGLYTVAVLVGLDRLGKIYFRRTGDEESNQFLFILLAVFVAAVGAEIINVDQIVGAFLAGLAVNDVVGRGPVENKVEFVGSTLFIPFFFVGMGLLLDLGAFMESFTQNLGFVIAIVLTLLGAKFLASLTVKLIYGYNLNSLMTMWSLSIPQVAATLAAALAGFNAGLIPDWVFNSVVVLMLITSVIGPLATSHFARRLPLSGGSLDVGSDEDDNALPSLTFFPKEKPFKVVVPVANPLTERYLIEMAAILARQRSGSIVPLSVAEAHLQMDEPELDVAIRRSERLLERALEVSHEFQVEAIPRVRIDGDVAHGISRTAREENASAIVMGWNENIGIRARLFGSVVDSVFWSSHCPVGVMRLLDDPLNIHKILVPVKSLAPQVMEAMRFAQLFAESNQAELTLLHVCDRRTTPQQIQEFETALMKIFHGGVSQVPGQMKTVVSDDVAQAILEASQEMDMVVLCSRRRRTAGGLAVSDVATKILGQISCSMVLFGEPHW; encoded by the coding sequence ATGGACAACTTACCTCAATGGCTACCGGATACTCCCATTGTTCCCTTTACGGTTCTTCTGCTTGTTGTCCTGACTGTTCCTCCCTTATTTGAGCGGTTAAGACTTCCAGGATTGGTTGGACTCATTGCCGCAGGGGTCTTCCTCGGAGGAGATGGAATTGGACTCCTAGATCACACGGATGATTACATGAAACTGTTTACGGACATTGGTAAAATTTATTTAATGTTCGTTGCTGGCTTAGAAATTGACTTATCTGAATTTCAGCGCAAAAAAGACCGCTCTTTAGTATTTGGGTTTGCTACTTTTGCTATTCCCTTGACAGCGGGAACTTTCATGGCGAGTCAATTCGGTTTCGGCTGGAATGCTTCTATTTTAATTGGCTCTCTCTTGGCGTCTCATACTCTGTTAGGCTATCCAATTGTCAGCCGCCTTGGGGTGGCGGGCAATGAAGCTGTTACTATCACCATTGGGGCCACCATTTTTACGGATATTGCTGCTCTCTTGGTTTTAGCGATTTGCCTCTCGATTCATGGTGGCGATTTCTCGGCGAGCAGTTTAATTATTCAAGTTACCGCGCTAGGACTCTATACGGTCGCTGTTTTGGTGGGACTTGACCGGTTGGGAAAAATTTATTTCCGTCGTACAGGGGATGAAGAAAGTAACCAATTTTTGTTTATTCTTTTGGCAGTGTTTGTGGCCGCTGTTGGTGCTGAGATTATCAATGTTGACCAAATTGTGGGGGCATTTTTAGCAGGGTTAGCAGTTAATGATGTTGTTGGCCGTGGGCCGGTGGAGAATAAGGTCGAGTTTGTGGGCAGCACCCTCTTTATTCCCTTCTTTTTTGTTGGGATGGGCTTGCTCCTAGATTTAGGCGCCTTTATGGAGAGTTTTACTCAAAATTTAGGCTTTGTTATTGCCATTGTCTTAACCTTACTCGGGGCTAAATTTCTGGCATCCCTGACTGTCAAGCTTATTTATGGTTACAACCTGAATAGTCTAATGACTATGTGGTCGTTGTCCATTCCCCAAGTTGCTGCCACGCTTGCTGCTGCCTTAGCTGGGTTTAATGCTGGATTGATTCCCGATTGGGTGTTTAATAGTGTTGTGGTGTTGATGTTAATCACATCCGTGATTGGTCCGTTGGCAACATCCCATTTTGCCCGTCGGCTTCCCTTATCGGGAGGGAGTTTAGATGTAGGGTCAGATGAAGATGACAATGCCTTACCTTCCTTAACCTTTTTTCCCAAAGAGAAACCCTTTAAAGTAGTTGTGCCCGTTGCTAATCCTCTGACGGAACGCTATTTGATTGAGATGGCAGCGATTTTGGCTCGTCAGCGTTCCGGTTCCATTGTGCCTCTATCCGTTGCTGAGGCTCATCTGCAAATGGATGAACCGGAGTTAGATGTAGCCATTCGCCGTAGTGAGCGACTCTTAGAACGGGCTTTGGAGGTGAGTCATGAGTTTCAGGTTGAGGCGATTCCTCGGGTTCGGATTGATGGTGATGTGGCTCATGGGATTAGTCGCACTGCTCGGGAGGAGAATGCGAGTGCCATTGTTATGGGTTGGAATGAGAATATTGGTATTCGAGCGCGGCTGTTTGGCAGTGTGGTTGATAGTGTCTTTTGGTCTTCTCATTGTCCGGTGGGGGTGATGCGTCTGTTAGATGATCCCCTCAACATTCATAAAATTTTGGTTCCGGTAAAAAGTTTAGCCCCGCAAGTGATGGAGGCGATGCGATTTGCTCAGTTGTTTGCAGAGTCGAACCAGGCGGAGTTAACGTTGCTTCATGTCTGCGATCGCCGCACCACGCCACAGCAGATTCAGGAATTTGAGACGGCGTTGATGAAAATTTTTCATGGTGGTGTTTCCCAGGTTCCCGGCCAGATGAAAACGGTAGTCTCGGATGATGTGGCACAGGCTATTTTAGAAGCCTCGCAAGAGATGGATATGGTGGTTCTCTGTTCCCGACGACGGCGTACCGCTGGGGGATTGGCGGTGAGTGACGTGGCTACGAAGATTTTGGGACAGATTAGCTGTTCGATGGTGTTGTTTGGAGAACCCCATTGGTAG